AGGATGACTAGAGATCCCCGAAATATCAAGAATGGGATCGATTTCAGTGGGATTCATGGGCGACCTCCAAGGCATCTGGGTTGGCGACGAGGGCTTCTGATTTACCGTAGCCGTAGGGTTCAGCAATCACGATCGGCAGTGCTTCAAAGTTTTCCACCGTTCGGGGGGGAGGAAAGCAACCATTCCAGCCCGATCGCCCGCCAGGGATTGTTAGGGGCTTTTTCGCCCTGTATCCAAGAACCAATCATATTCAGCAGGAAGGGTAGGGTAGATATCCCTAAGAGAAACGCCCCCAGACTGGCAATCACATTCCAAAAAGCAAATTCAGGATCGTAGGAGGCAACGCGCCGGGGCATTCCCTGCAATCCCAGGGGATGCATGGGGAAAAAGTTGAGGTTGGTGCCTAGGAAGGTCAGGGCAAAGTGCAGCTTGCCCAATCCTTCGGAATACATGCGTCCCGTCATTTTAGGGAACCAGTGGTACAGCGCTGCATACATGCCCATGACCACAGCACCGTAGATCACGTAGTGAAAGTGCCCAACGACAAAGTAGGTATTATTGACATGAATGTCAATCGGCACAGCTGCCAGCATAATCCCAGTGATGCCTGCAAACACAAACATCGTCAAGCCACCCAGGGCAAACAGCATCGGCGTATTCAGACGCAATTTGCCGCCCCACACCGTTGCTACCCAGGCAAAAACCTTAATCCCCGTGGGCACGGAAATCAACATTGTGGTGGCCATAAACACCATCCGCATCCAACCGGGGGTGCCGCTAGCAAACATGTGATGAACCCAGACTATCCCGCTTAATCCTGTAATCACCAGCGAAGAGATGGCTACAACCTTGTAGCCAAACAGGGGCTTACGGGCATAGACCGGTAGCACTTCCGAGAACACCCCAAAGATGGGCAGGATGATCACGTACACGGCTGGGTGGGAGTAGAACCAGAAGAAATGCTGAAATAGCACCGGATCACCCCCCTTCGCCGGATCAAAAAAAACTCGTGCCGACGGTGAGATCGAGCAGCAACATCACAGCTCCTGCCGTCAGGGCAGGTAAGCCAAATAATTGAATAATTTGCGCCGCCAACACCGTCCAGACAAACACAGGCATGCGAAACCAGGTCATCCCCGGTGCCCGCATCTTCACAATCGTGGTGACAAAGTTAACGGCTCCCATAATCGAGGAGACGCCGGAGATGGCGACCGCCAATATCCACAACACTTGCCCGTTGATCAGATTACCGGTGGGATTTTGGAGGCTCACCGGAGGGTATGCCCACCAACCCGATTGGGAAGGGCCGCCGGGAACCCAGAAGCTGGCCATCAGGATTACCCCAAACACCGGTACCATCCAAAACGCGGCTGCATTCAAGCGGGGAAAAGCCATATCCTTAGCGCCAATCATCAAGGGCACCAGATAGTTAGAGAGTCCCACCAGGGACGGGAAGGTCCAGAGGAACAACATAACAGTGCCATGCATGGTGAACATGGCATTGTAAATGGCGCGATCGAGGAGATCGGCTTCGGGGGTGATCAGCTCACCGCGAATGATCATGGCGAAAATGCCGCCAATCAAAAAGAAAACGAAGGAGGTGACCAAATACTGAATGCCGATCACCTTATGATCAGTGCTGAAACTAAAGAATCGCTTCCAGTTAGGGGGTGCACCAGGGAGGGGTGGGTCGATCGGGGGCATCGCTTCCACAGAAAGATTTGTCATAGCTGCCTCCTTTGACCGCTAGGGAGATTTGCCGAAATATGGCTGGGGGCATTGACCAAGGGAGGAGGAGCTGGTTCAACCGTTTTCCAGCCAGCACTGAGATTTTTTTTGGCCCGATGGAATTCATCAAACGCCCGGTTATAGGCCAGGACGGGAGGATGGGCAGCGGCATCCGCTAGCCATTGCTGATACGCCTCGGAGGACTCCACCACCACATCTGTTTGCATGGCGGCGAAATAGGTGCCGCTGTACTGGGAATCCCGCAATCGATACCGTCCTTCCCGAATTGGGGTAAATTCAAAATCAATCACCCGACCGGGGATGATGTCTTGCTTGATCCGAAAAGCGGGGACAAAGAAGCCATGGAGTACATCCTCCGATTGCAATACCAGTTTTACCCGCTGGTTATTGGGTAGATGTAGTTCTGTACTGGTGACGTTTTGATCGGGATATCGAAATTCCCACACCCACTGGCGAGCATGAACTTCGATGGGATGCATCGGTGCGATCGCTGCCCCCGCCGCATCCTCTAAGGGAGCCGCGACGGCTGTTGCCATCCCCCTGCTCTGGGTCTGGAGATGGACATGCTCCATCGGCCCTAAGATCGACATTTGGTCATAAATCTGATAGCTATAGCCCGCAATCCAGATCACCAGCACCAAGGGAATTGCCGTCCACACGACTTCCAGGGTGACATTGCCTTCCATCGGGGGACCATCGCTGGTGTCGTACTTGCCCGCCTGCTGAAATAGCATCGAGTAGGTCAGGGTTCCCACAACCCCGAGAAATATAAAGGTTCCCAGGGTTACCAGAACGCTAAATAACCGATCAATCAACAGGGCTTCCAGAGAGGCTTGGGGCGGGAACCAGCCATAGGCTTGCTGTCCCATCCACAGGCTGATCAGTGCAAGGGCGATCGCGATTCCCCCCAAAATCAAGATGATGCGAATCTTCAAGGGATACCTCACTTCAACAGCAAATTCGGATTCTCTCCCAGGCGCAACAGGCGATCGGCAGTGATATGCACCCCAAATTCCGCTGCTAGTTGCGCCCCCAGCGTCCCGTGAATGAACATCAGGGCAAAAATCCCCAGTCCTGCCAGGAGGTAGAGCCATTGTACCTGCTGCGCCATATCTTTACGCCAGAGAAACCGTTGGAACCCTCGCCATACAGCCATCGCAACGATCAACAACAACAACACTACCCCTCCGACTCCGTGCCAAAGCATGGTTTCCATTGCCTGCAATCCCCAGGCGCTTTTGACATCGGCGGGGGGGTCTGCCAGCATTACTTCGTAGAAGCCCGCCCCTACGGTGAAGAAGGTAATGACAGCAGCGGCAAGCATGTTGTACCAGCCCACATCGAAGAAGTTCGATCGGGTCGCAGGGATTGCCAGAAATTTGAAGATCGGTTTTTGCAGAGGGAATAGGACTCCGACAATATCAAAGCCGATCGCCACAATGAATAAACCCAGTGTCAAATGCACCAAATTGGGATGAATCGGCAGGGCATAGGGTAAACCATTAGCACCTAATTGTCCTCTCAGTTGATCGATTAAATCAGAACTCATTGCAACAACCCTTTCCTCACCGCTTCAACGACTGGAACCGTATGGAGCCCATAGACCCAGACCAAGACGTCCCCTAGATATACCTGAAAAAATACCAGTCCGGTTAGCAGTATACCGACGACCAAAAACGGTAGGGGCAATGTTTTTGGATCACGGGAACGTAACACATAGCGCCATGCCGTGACGGCTGTAATAATGCCGGACAATGACCATCCTAGGAGGGTATGCAGATTCAATGTTGAAGCTGACGCTGAGTAAGGCTCTGCTAATCCTGCTTCAATCTGCCCAAAAATAATAGCAATGAAGATGGAAATCGTCGCAAAAAACAAATTCCACCAACTGACTTCATACAAGCGAGTATTGCGTGTGAAATAACCAATTCCATCGGATAGTACTGCAAACAACACCATTGCAATTACAAAATGTACCACAATGGGATGAATGGTATCGGGATAGGGTAAATTGTGATCGTTGAGGGGGGGGAGATATTCCAGCATGATATTTCCACTAAGGAACCAAATCTCAATACAAATCCAAAATAAAATTCACTAAAGCAAACAATAAATCATCAACCTCTAGGTTGGAGAGCAATTATACAAAATTTAGGATGATGGGCAGAAGTATTAACATCACAAGGACTGCCCTAGGTCTATAATCTAACCAAAAATTTTCTTACCTCACTGGAGATTAAGGCAAACCCCTCAAAGAAGTGTTCTCGAAAACAAGCAATCGCAGCACACTAGCGAGAAAACTGGGTTGGGTTATATCACCTTGCTTGTAGATTATGCAATAAATGTTCTTTGTGGCTGAGTTTGTTAGAAAATTTTAAGGTTTATATCCAGTTTCAGCAGTCTGACAGGTTGTCTTTTGCCAAACACATGAATCTTCAGCGTCGTTCGAGTCAGATTCATTCATGAAAGATATGAAGGTTAAAGTCTTAGCTATTCACCTAAAAGTGTTGAAAGATATCTAAGCACATAAAAAAAGGAGACAAAAAAGAGTATTCTATCTACAAAATATAAAATTACAAGATCGGTGTTATTCTCAAATCTCTTCTGAAGAAACTTTTTCTGTGTGATTACCCTGTCCTGAACTCACAGCTATTTTTCGAAATCTGGCTTGTTTTTGTCTTTCGGAAGCAGGTAGTTCTCATTTTTGATCACTTGGCTCACCGTTTCGTGTGGCACGGGATCTGCCCTGCGGTCTAGGTGGCGAGCCATGGAAATCAAACCGGGGAGACAGAGGTTAATCGCCAGTAAGCGCACCACATGCCCCGTTGAAACAATCTCAACCTGGTGATTGAGGGCCAGTGAGATCCAGATCATTTCCGGCGAACCACCGGGGGCCGTGACCAACAGACAGGTGATCCAGTCCCAGGGGGTGAGTAATTTGGCAATTCCGGCGCAGAGAAATCCGGTGAGAAAGGTCAGCGCCACTGGAATCGAGGCAAAGGCGATGGTTTTCCCCTTTAATCTGGGGTTCAGCCCCCAGTACTCACCGATAGTAATTCCCAGCAACAGTTGACCCAAGATGGTGAGGGCTGGGGGTAAGCTGAAATGGCTCTGGGGGAGAAAGGGCAATCCATTGAACAGCTGTTCTAACCCAAACCCAACGGCGATCGCACACAGGAGGGTTGCAACTGGAATTTTAAGTCGTTGACCCCAGTAAACTGCAAGGGCTGTGGTTCCTAGCAAAAACCATAGGGAGAGCAGCTGCGTCCCATTAATGGGGAATAAATTTTCGGTCAGCCCCTTGAGGATGGCATTCCAGGGGTCAACGCTGACGGTTGGGGTCTGGAAATCAATCTGGAGGGGAATTATCAGGGTGACAGCGGTGAACCGCATCAACTGCACTAAAGACACCAGGGGAATAGTTTTTGCCATAGTCAGCGGCAATGCTAGCCATGACCCCAATATTCCCTGGCACAGTTGCGAGTAGCCCAGTCAGGACATCCGTTGCTGCTAAACGGGAGTAAACCGACCCGATCATCACCCCACTCACCAGTAAAAAGCAGGCTAAACCGATAAAGATCGGAAAC
Above is a genomic segment from Neosynechococcus sphagnicola sy1 containing:
- a CDS encoding DUF2231 domain-containing protein, producing the protein MSSDLIDQLRGQLGANGLPYALPIHPNLVHLTLGLFIVAIGFDIVGVLFPLQKPIFKFLAIPATRSNFFDVGWYNMLAAAVITFFTVGAGFYEVMLADPPADVKSAWGLQAMETMLWHGVGGVVLLLLIVAMAVWRGFQRFLWRKDMAQQVQWLYLLAGLGIFALMFIHGTLGAQLAAEFGVHITADRLLRLGENPNLLLK
- a CDS encoding cytochrome c oxidase subunit II, translated to MKIRIILILGGIAIALALISLWMGQQAYGWFPPQASLEALLIDRLFSVLVTLGTFIFLGVVGTLTYSMLFQQAGKYDTSDGPPMEGNVTLEVVWTAIPLVLVIWIAGYSYQIYDQMSILGPMEHVHLQTQSRGMATAVAAPLEDAAGAAIAPMHPIEVHARQWVWEFRYPDQNVTSTELHLPNNQRVKLVLQSEDVLHGFFVPAFRIKQDIIPGRVIDFEFTPIREGRYRLRDSQYSGTYFAAMQTDVVVESSEAYQQWLADAAAHPPVLAYNRAFDEFHRAKKNLSAGWKTVEPAPPPLVNAPSHISANLPSGQRRQL
- a CDS encoding AbrB family transcriptional regulator — translated: MAKTIPLVSLVQLMRFTAVTLIIPLQIDFQTPTVSVDPWNAILKGLTENLFPINGTQLLSLWFLLGTTALAVYWGQRLKIPVATLLCAIAVGFGLEQLFNGLPFLPQSHFSLPPALTILGQLLLGITIGEYWGLNPRLKGKTIAFASIPVALTFLTGFLCAGIAKLLTPWDWITCLLVTAPGGSPEMIWISLALNHQVEIVSTGHVVRLLAINLCLPGLISMARHLDRRADPVPHETVSQVIKNENYLLPKDKNKPDFEK
- a CDS encoding DUF2231 domain-containing protein — its product is MLEYLPPLNDHNLPYPDTIHPIVVHFVIAMVLFAVLSDGIGYFTRNTRLYEVSWWNLFFATISIFIAIIFGQIEAGLAEPYSASASTLNLHTLLGWSLSGIITAVTAWRYVLRSRDPKTLPLPFLVVGILLTGLVFFQVYLGDVLVWVYGLHTVPVVEAVRKGLLQ
- a CDS encoding cytochrome c oxidase subunit I, which produces MLFQHFFWFYSHPAVYVIILPIFGVFSEVLPVYARKPLFGYKVVAISSLVITGLSGIVWVHHMFASGTPGWMRMVFMATTMLISVPTGIKVFAWVATVWGGKLRLNTPMLFALGGLTMFVFAGITGIMLAAVPIDIHVNNTYFVVGHFHYVIYGAVVMGMYAALYHWFPKMTGRMYSEGLGKLHFALTFLGTNLNFFPMHPLGLQGMPRRVASYDPEFAFWNVIASLGAFLLGISTLPFLLNMIGSWIQGEKAPNNPWRAIGLEWLLSSPPNGGKL
- a CDS encoding cytochrome c oxidase subunit I, with amino-acid sequence MTNLSVEAMPPIDPPLPGAPPNWKRFFSFSTDHKVIGIQYLVTSFVFFLIGGIFAMIIRGELITPEADLLDRAIYNAMFTMHGTVMLFLWTFPSLVGLSNYLVPLMIGAKDMAFPRLNAAAFWMVPVFGVILMASFWVPGGPSQSGWWAYPPVSLQNPTGNLINGQVLWILAVAISGVSSIMGAVNFVTTIVKMRAPGMTWFRMPVFVWTVLAAQIIQLFGLPALTAGAVMLLLDLTVGTSFF